A region from the Arthrobacter roseus genome encodes:
- a CDS encoding amino acid ABC transporter ATP-binding protein has product MSGPAMVHADRVSKSFGSNTVLRSISLRVNVGEVLCIVGPSGSGKSTFLRCINHLERVDAGRLSVEGQLVGYRQKGEKLYELRPKEAAWQRRDIGMVFQRFNLFPHLTAVENIIQAPMHVKGISKAKATARANELLVRVGLGDKGDHYPAHLSGGQQQRVAIARALAMDPKLMLFDEPTSALDPELVGEVLDVMKELAASGMTMIVVTHEIGFAREVADALVFMDGGVVVEAGEPRQVLDDPQHARTREFLSKVL; this is encoded by the coding sequence ATGAGCGGTCCAGCAATGGTGCACGCAGACCGCGTGTCAAAGAGTTTTGGCAGCAATACCGTTCTGCGCAGCATCAGCCTGAGAGTCAACGTCGGGGAGGTGCTGTGCATTGTGGGGCCCAGTGGCTCCGGGAAATCGACCTTCCTGCGCTGCATCAACCATCTTGAACGGGTCGATGCCGGCCGTCTCTCCGTGGAGGGCCAATTGGTCGGCTACCGGCAGAAAGGAGAAAAGCTCTACGAACTCAGGCCGAAGGAGGCCGCCTGGCAGCGGCGCGACATCGGCATGGTGTTCCAGCGTTTCAACCTGTTCCCGCACCTGACAGCGGTCGAGAACATTATTCAAGCTCCCATGCACGTCAAGGGCATCTCAAAGGCAAAGGCGACGGCCCGCGCCAACGAGTTGCTGGTTCGTGTGGGGCTCGGCGACAAGGGCGACCACTATCCGGCCCACCTTTCAGGCGGACAGCAGCAGCGCGTGGCTATTGCACGGGCACTGGCCATGGACCCCAAGTTGATGCTTTTCGATGAGCCAACCAGTGCTCTGGACCCAGAGCTGGTCGGTGAGGTGCTGGATGTGATGAAGGAACTCGCCGCCAGCGGGATGACCATGATCGTGGTCACGCATGAAATAGGTTTCGCCCGGGAGGTTGCTGACGCCCTGGTATTCATGGATGGCGGTGTGGTGGTCGAAGCCGGTGAGCCGCGGCAGGTCCTCGATGACCCTCAGCACGCCCGCACCCGGGAGTTCCTGTCCAAGGTGCTGTAG
- a CDS encoding alanine racemase: MEFPRPQMVLDVAKLENNIRVMANWAASRSLNLAPHIKTTMTRQIVERQVNAGAWAVTVVNPQQARTAFSWGLRRLIIANEIVDPLGLAAMRALLKQDDETIMYVLADSCAGVQRMSTAFASLPGRLRVLLDVGAMGGRTGVRTLDDARCVAQEIHDAPALLFAGVSAYEGVAPEIRRPDVVDQVDHHLSLAVEAYNALHDLMDTDPVFTAGGSAFPDRAAVHLPSKPHTPVLRSGSYVTHDDGVYAGVCPVEGLQPAVTVHTVVASVPEPGLAVLNAGKRDLPYDAGLPVVVRVTGDHGEKPAAGTVERLFDHHALVRGADLAVGDTVALGISHPCGVFDRWRVIEAVLGGTSEAWTTEF; the protein is encoded by the coding sequence ATGGAATTCCCGCGCCCGCAAATGGTTCTGGACGTCGCCAAGCTCGAAAACAACATTCGAGTGATGGCCAACTGGGCTGCGTCGCGCAGCCTGAATCTTGCCCCGCACATCAAGACCACGATGACGCGGCAGATTGTGGAGCGCCAGGTCAACGCCGGAGCCTGGGCAGTCACGGTGGTGAACCCTCAGCAGGCCCGCACCGCATTTTCATGGGGGCTGCGCCGCCTGATCATCGCCAATGAAATAGTCGATCCTCTGGGTTTGGCGGCCATGCGGGCCTTGCTAAAACAGGATGACGAGACAATTATGTACGTGCTGGCCGATTCGTGTGCCGGAGTGCAGCGCATGAGCACGGCATTCGCTTCGCTGCCTGGACGGCTTCGGGTGCTGCTCGACGTCGGCGCGATGGGCGGGAGGACCGGTGTGCGGACGCTCGATGACGCCCGGTGCGTGGCGCAGGAAATTCATGATGCCCCCGCTCTGCTCTTCGCAGGAGTGAGCGCTTATGAGGGCGTTGCCCCCGAGATCCGGCGGCCCGACGTCGTCGATCAGGTGGATCATCACCTGTCTCTGGCCGTCGAGGCGTACAACGCCCTCCATGACCTGATGGACACTGACCCGGTATTCACGGCGGGCGGCTCAGCGTTCCCCGACCGCGCCGCCGTGCATCTGCCGTCGAAACCACACACTCCTGTGCTGCGATCGGGCTCCTATGTCACGCACGACGACGGCGTGTACGCAGGGGTCTGCCCGGTCGAGGGGCTGCAGCCGGCCGTCACCGTTCACACGGTGGTCGCTTCGGTCCCCGAGCCCGGGCTCGCCGTCCTCAATGCGGGCAAGCGGGACTTACCGTACGACGCGGGTCTGCCCGTCGTCGTGCGTGTGACGGGCGACCACGGCGAGAAGCCGGCAGCCGGCACCGTCGAACGGCTCTTTGATCACCACGCGTTGGTGCGTGGGGCGGATCTCGCGGTAGGTGACACTGTTGCCCTGGGTATTTCGCATCCGTGCGGAGTGTTCGACCGGTGGCGCGTCATTGAGGCCGTTCTCGGAGGGACCTCGGAAGCGTGGACCACCGAGTTCTAA
- a CDS encoding integrase core domain-containing protein encodes MSEYKPDIKVRLLVAAWPPDSPLGSVSMFCREHGVSRSWFYKVRAASMSVGQWPAMELRSTKPHNSPSSTSEAMVKLALEIREGLERGGFDHGPLSVRAKLRRMGLTPPSRATLARIFTRAGVVIPAPRKRPRSSYRRFVYPAPNCCWQIDATEWSLSNGRKVALFQLIDDHSRLALASLAASGETSEAALQVVATAIARHGIPQKFLSDNDAALNPTRRGRQGILVNYLKTLGVEPITGKPYKPTTQGKNERIHQTLHKYLNRQAPAVSLDELQEQLKTFDQYYNTEREHQSLPPGTTPKEAWDATPIATAPVPPADPHRA; translated from the coding sequence ATGAGCGAATACAAACCCGATATTAAGGTCAGGCTGCTGGTGGCTGCGTGGCCACCGGATTCACCCCTGGGATCAGTGAGTATGTTTTGCCGTGAGCATGGAGTATCACGGTCGTGGTTCTATAAGGTTCGTGCTGCGTCGATGTCCGTGGGGCAGTGGCCGGCAATGGAGTTGCGCTCGACCAAACCACATAACAGCCCCTCCTCGACAAGCGAGGCCATGGTCAAGCTGGCCCTGGAAATTAGAGAGGGCTTGGAACGCGGTGGCTTCGATCACGGACCACTTAGTGTTCGAGCCAAATTACGCCGGATGGGTCTGACTCCACCGTCCCGGGCGACGCTAGCGAGGATCTTCACCCGTGCTGGTGTCGTTATCCCTGCACCTCGCAAGAGGCCCCGGTCCTCGTACCGACGTTTCGTTTATCCAGCCCCGAACTGCTGTTGGCAGATCGACGCCACAGAGTGGTCCTTATCCAACGGACGTAAAGTCGCGCTGTTCCAGCTCATCGATGACCATTCCCGGCTGGCGCTGGCGTCGTTGGCAGCATCGGGCGAGACAAGCGAGGCCGCCTTGCAGGTCGTCGCCACGGCCATCGCCCGGCACGGGATACCCCAGAAGTTTCTCTCGGATAATGATGCCGCATTGAATCCCACCCGCCGTGGACGCCAAGGGATACTCGTGAACTATCTGAAAACCCTAGGCGTGGAGCCAATCACCGGTAAACCATATAAACCCACCACGCAGGGCAAAAACGAACGGATCCATCAAACACTGCATAAATATTTGAACAGACAAGCACCAGCAGTCAGTCTCGATGAGCTCCAAGAGCAGCTGAAGACCTTCGACCAGTATTACAACACCGAACGCGAACACCAATCGCTTCCGCCGGGAACAACCCCCAAAGAAGCCTGGGACGCTACACCCATCGCGACAGCGCCTGTTCCGCCAGCAGATCCACATCGTGCATGA
- a CDS encoding amino acid ABC transporter permease: MKAIPLRHPWRNIAAVVLVLALAIFIIDAAQREDYGWADVGKYLFDQRISRAALVTLQLTVYSMIIAILLGLLLAIMRLSPNPVLKAVAWLFLWIFRGTPVYVQLVFWGIVALIYPVFTIGIPFMEPWVTVPNDIFTNLFITAVIGLALNEAAYMSEIVRAGLLSVDEGQEEASKALAMSWVQTMRFIVVPQAMKIIIPPTGNEVISMLKTTSLVAAIPLSIDLYGVSRGISAVTFTPVPLLIVASIWYLLFTSILMVGQYFIEKRFSRGTGHRKEDKAGTDPGGPALVNSPTGNETGGKG; the protein is encoded by the coding sequence ATCAAGGCAATCCCGTTGCGCCACCCCTGGCGCAACATAGCCGCCGTCGTGCTGGTTCTTGCCCTCGCGATTTTCATTATCGATGCCGCTCAACGCGAGGACTACGGCTGGGCTGACGTGGGCAAGTACCTGTTTGACCAGCGCATCAGCCGTGCAGCGCTGGTCACCCTTCAGCTGACCGTGTATTCGATGATCATCGCGATTCTGCTCGGGTTACTGCTGGCGATCATGAGACTCTCGCCCAACCCAGTACTCAAGGCCGTCGCCTGGCTCTTTCTATGGATCTTTCGTGGCACTCCGGTGTATGTGCAGTTGGTCTTCTGGGGAATCGTCGCTCTGATCTATCCGGTGTTCACGATCGGAATCCCCTTTATGGAGCCATGGGTCACAGTGCCCAACGACATCTTTACCAACCTTTTCATCACCGCCGTGATCGGTCTGGCACTGAACGAGGCCGCCTATATGTCTGAGATCGTCCGCGCCGGGCTTCTCTCCGTGGATGAAGGTCAGGAGGAGGCATCGAAGGCCCTGGCCATGTCTTGGGTGCAGACCATGCGGTTCATCGTGGTCCCGCAAGCCATGAAGATCATCATTCCGCCGACAGGCAACGAAGTAATTTCCATGCTGAAAACCACGTCGCTGGTGGCTGCCATTCCTTTGAGCATTGACCTGTACGGGGTTTCGCGGGGTATTTCGGCGGTAACGTTCACGCCCGTTCCACTGCTGATCGTGGCATCCATCTGGTACCTGCTCTTCACATCGATCCTGATGGTGGGTCAGTATTTCATCGAAAAGCGCTTCTCCCGCGGCACAGGTCACCGCAAGGAGGACAAGGCGGGCACGGATCCGGGCGGTCCTGCACTGGTGAATTCACCGACCGGAAATGAAACAGGAGGCAAGGGATGA
- a CDS encoding Dps family protein, with protein MKASKTLTDNLQLVLVDLIELHLQGKQAHWNLVGKNFRDLHLQLDEIVADAREFTDVTAERMRALHAVPDGRGEAVAKNTSLPPFPEGLIDTKDAVTLVVAMLESTVERMREVHDEVDEEDPTTADLLHGFIAKLEQYAWMVNAENLKATATVVKPSKAYGEGATQ; from the coding sequence ATGAAGGCGTCAAAGACTCTTACTGACAACTTGCAGCTTGTGCTCGTGGACCTGATCGAACTGCATCTTCAGGGCAAGCAGGCACACTGGAACCTCGTGGGCAAGAACTTCCGGGACTTACATCTTCAGCTGGACGAGATCGTCGCCGATGCCCGCGAATTCACGGACGTAACAGCTGAGCGCATGCGTGCACTTCACGCCGTACCGGATGGACGCGGCGAAGCGGTAGCGAAGAACACCTCGCTCCCGCCGTTCCCCGAAGGCCTCATCGATACCAAGGACGCGGTGACGCTCGTTGTGGCGATGCTGGAAAGCACCGTCGAGCGGATGCGCGAAGTTCACGACGAGGTGGACGAAGAAGACCCCACCACAGCCGACTTGCTGCACGGCTTCATCGCGAAGTTGGAGCAGTACGCGTGGATGGTCAATGCGGAGAACCTCAAGGCTACGGCCACAGTGGTCAAGCCGAGCAAGGCGTACGGCGAGGGCGCAACGCAGTAG
- the rfaE2 gene encoding D-glycero-beta-D-manno-heptose 1-phosphate adenylyltransferase, whose translation MSSLDNVRGLADWIPGRLADIAPVITVVGDVMLDGWWHGTIERFCREAPAPVVELTQQTYAPGGAANTAMNLAALGARVRIAGLTGTDDAGRQLREILTNANVDTTHLIQHPGATTTTKYRVLGGDQMMLRLDSGATTPTAEALQVLADAVPGALADSAAVVICDYGSGALSGVVHEALLKEPRPGVTVVDAHDPGPWAPLRPDVATPNAAEAAQLLGLKWDDSARRVDQVQERASDLLEATGARAVIVTLDRDGTVMLTPDDRGHRTWAKPVTEKQASGAGDTFVACLTLARATGLPLTTAQDLAQIAADVVVRRKGTSVCSTADLAKYLGYFPDSVVDAETLASLIAEERAAGKRIVLTNGCFDVLHRGHTRYLNQAKELGDVLVVALNDDASTRRLKGPDRPINALSDRAGVIAALSCVDYVTAFSTDNPIPLIEILHPDIYAKGGDYSTEMLEETDVVEAHGGVVRILDYVADHSTTAVVERIQAQVAHQPGHNPAQRGAEVL comes from the coding sequence ATGAGTTCCCTCGACAATGTTCGGGGCCTCGCAGACTGGATCCCCGGCCGCCTCGCGGACATTGCCCCGGTGATCACCGTGGTCGGAGACGTCATGCTCGATGGCTGGTGGCACGGGACCATCGAACGCTTCTGCCGGGAAGCGCCAGCGCCCGTGGTCGAACTCACCCAGCAGACCTACGCGCCCGGAGGCGCCGCCAACACTGCCATGAACCTAGCTGCCCTCGGAGCACGAGTGCGGATTGCAGGCCTGACTGGAACTGACGACGCCGGACGGCAACTGCGCGAAATCCTCACCAACGCGAACGTGGACACGACACACCTCATTCAGCACCCTGGCGCGACCACCACCACCAAGTATCGGGTTCTCGGCGGAGATCAGATGATGCTCCGGCTCGACAGCGGTGCCACCACCCCAACAGCCGAAGCCCTGCAGGTCCTCGCCGATGCGGTGCCCGGCGCACTCGCGGACAGCGCCGCCGTCGTCATCTGCGATTACGGTTCCGGTGCCCTCAGCGGGGTCGTGCACGAAGCGTTGCTGAAGGAGCCCCGGCCCGGCGTCACTGTGGTGGACGCCCATGATCCCGGGCCGTGGGCACCCTTGCGCCCCGATGTTGCCACACCCAATGCTGCCGAAGCGGCGCAACTGCTCGGGCTGAAATGGGACGACTCTGCTCGACGCGTTGACCAGGTGCAGGAGCGCGCCTCCGACCTTCTGGAAGCAACAGGTGCCCGCGCCGTCATTGTCACCCTGGACCGCGACGGCACTGTCATGCTGACGCCCGATGACCGAGGTCACCGCACCTGGGCCAAACCCGTCACCGAGAAGCAGGCCTCTGGCGCCGGTGACACGTTTGTGGCGTGCCTGACGCTGGCGCGCGCGACAGGACTGCCGCTGACCACGGCACAGGACCTTGCGCAGATCGCGGCCGACGTCGTTGTGCGCCGTAAAGGGACATCCGTCTGCTCCACGGCCGACCTCGCCAAGTATCTTGGGTATTTCCCCGACAGCGTGGTGGACGCCGAAACTCTGGCCTCACTGATCGCGGAGGAACGCGCCGCCGGTAAACGCATTGTGTTGACCAACGGCTGCTTCGACGTGCTCCACCGCGGCCACACCCGATACCTCAATCAAGCCAAGGAACTCGGAGACGTACTGGTGGTAGCGCTGAACGACGACGCCTCCACACGCAGACTCAAAGGCCCCGATAGGCCCATCAACGCACTGAGCGACAGAGCAGGAGTCATTGCGGCGCTGAGTTGCGTCGATTACGTGACGGCATTCAGTACCGATAACCCCATTCCACTGATCGAAATCCTGCATCCCGACATCTACGCCAAGGGAGGCGATTACTCCACGGAAATGCTCGAAGAAACAGACGTGGTGGAAGCCCATGGAGGCGTGGTCAGGATCCTGGACTACGTGGCTGATCACTCCACAACCGCCGTCGTCGAGAGAATCCAGGCTCAAGTAGCCCACCAACCGGGTCACAATCCTGCGCAACGAGGGGCTGAAGTTCTGTGA
- a CDS encoding SRPBCC family protein produces MANVQESIDVAVPVSTAYDQWTQFESFPHFMSGVESITQLTDTTNHWKTKIGGVEREFDTEITEQHADERVAWKSVDGTSHAGVVTFHRIDDGMSRVSVQLDWNPESFAEKAGAIVGADDHQVKADLKRFKTFIESKGTETGAWRGDVQAPGSGN; encoded by the coding sequence ATGGCAAATGTTCAAGAGTCCATCGACGTAGCAGTTCCCGTCAGTACCGCCTATGACCAGTGGACACAGTTCGAATCCTTTCCCCACTTCATGAGCGGCGTTGAGTCGATCACGCAGCTCACGGACACCACTAATCATTGGAAAACCAAGATCGGTGGCGTCGAGCGCGAGTTCGACACAGAGATCACCGAGCAGCACGCTGACGAGCGCGTTGCGTGGAAGAGCGTTGACGGCACTTCGCACGCCGGCGTGGTGACGTTCCATCGGATCGACGACGGCATGAGCCGCGTGAGCGTCCAGCTGGACTGGAACCCAGAGAGCTTTGCGGAGAAGGCCGGTGCCATTGTTGGTGCCGACGACCATCAGGTGAAGGCTGACCTCAAGCGTTTCAAAACGTTCATCGAAAGCAAGGGTACCGAAACCGGTGCATGGCGCGGCGATGTCCAGGCGCCTGGTTCCGGCAACTAG
- the pstS gene encoding phosphate ABC transporter substrate-binding protein PstS has protein sequence MSSPGSASATRWARGVALLAIGLLALTGCGSDYPLGEEQRRAAENADSNLSGAITGAGSSAQRAAMEAWTASFAAIHPKAQIQYSPDGSGAGRVALLANAVDFAGSDASLEAEEFEESKQACGPDGAFNIPAYVSPISVAFNVPGIDSVNMDAATIAAIFKGEIATWNDPAIAEQNPDLELPDLRMAPINRSDDSGTTENFTDYLHEVAPKAWPYEADGTWPGELSGENAKGNAGVVSTMSKTTGAITYADDSAVGPELGTVALKVGDDYVPVSAEGAAKAVDEAERVEGRAEYDLALNLDRQTTAAGAYPMVLVSYHIYCTTYTDAETAELVRTFGTYVVSDEGQQAAAEAAKSAPISDILSERATEAISRISVR, from the coding sequence TTGTCGTCTCCTGGTTCGGCGAGCGCAACCCGGTGGGCCCGTGGCGTGGCGTTGCTCGCCATCGGGCTCTTGGCCCTGACCGGTTGCGGATCCGACTACCCGTTGGGCGAGGAGCAGAGGCGTGCGGCCGAAAATGCGGACTCGAATCTGAGCGGTGCGATCACTGGTGCGGGGTCCTCAGCGCAGCGCGCGGCGATGGAGGCGTGGACGGCCTCGTTTGCTGCCATTCACCCAAAGGCTCAGATCCAGTACTCTCCAGACGGTTCTGGTGCGGGCCGTGTGGCTCTGCTAGCCAACGCCGTAGATTTCGCCGGGTCGGACGCGTCTTTGGAAGCCGAAGAGTTCGAAGAGTCGAAGCAAGCGTGCGGTCCTGACGGAGCGTTCAACATCCCGGCCTACGTGTCCCCGATCAGCGTCGCGTTCAACGTCCCGGGGATCGACAGCGTCAACATGGACGCAGCGACCATTGCCGCCATATTCAAGGGTGAAATTGCCACTTGGAATGACCCGGCCATCGCTGAACAGAACCCTGACCTTGAACTTCCGGACCTGCGGATGGCACCGATCAACCGCTCCGATGACTCTGGAACCACTGAAAACTTCACCGATTACCTACATGAGGTGGCCCCCAAAGCCTGGCCCTATGAGGCGGACGGGACCTGGCCCGGAGAGCTGAGCGGCGAAAACGCCAAGGGTAACGCCGGCGTCGTGAGCACCATGTCCAAAACCACCGGCGCCATCACCTACGCGGATGACTCCGCGGTGGGCCCGGAGCTCGGCACGGTGGCACTGAAAGTCGGCGACGATTACGTGCCCGTAAGTGCTGAGGGTGCGGCAAAAGCGGTGGATGAGGCAGAGCGGGTCGAAGGCCGTGCAGAGTACGATCTAGCACTGAATCTGGACCGCCAGACCACTGCGGCAGGTGCTTATCCCATGGTGCTTGTGAGCTACCACATCTACTGCACCACCTATACGGACGCCGAAACCGCGGAACTCGTGCGGACTTTCGGAACGTATGTGGTCAGCGACGAAGGCCAGCAGGCCGCAGCCGAGGCGGCGAAGAGCGCGCCGATTTCGGACATTCTCTCCGAGCGGGCTACAGAGGCGATCTCCCGAATCTCAGTCCGCTGA
- a CDS encoding DUF2630 family protein, with translation MNEQNLQERINALVEQEQALRGSNAEDHQGELKRVETELDQCWDLLRQRRAKQDAGEDPSEAEPRPVDEVEGYLQ, from the coding sequence GTGAACGAGCAGAACCTTCAGGAACGAATCAATGCCCTTGTCGAGCAAGAGCAGGCGCTGCGCGGTTCGAACGCCGAAGATCACCAGGGTGAACTTAAACGGGTCGAGACCGAACTGGATCAGTGCTGGGATCTGCTTCGTCAACGCCGTGCCAAACAGGACGCCGGCGAGGATCCATCGGAAGCCGAACCACGCCCGGTAGACGAAGTTGAAGGCTACCTCCAGTAA
- a CDS encoding GNAT family N-acetyltransferase, translated as MTVSSVSNNLTASRFDIYVDGLVAASAHYRMEAGNMSFIYTEVNRRLEIPNVVPQLLRGCLDDAHRRRLAVLPYCPVVWEYMRHHAEFIELIPLSERKRFRLTRGGETPTSIHRNGGGYSRSAL; from the coding sequence ATGACCGTATCGAGCGTCAGCAATAACCTGACCGCATCCCGGTTCGACATCTACGTGGACGGGCTGGTCGCCGCCTCAGCCCACTACCGCATGGAAGCGGGCAACATGTCCTTCATCTACACCGAAGTGAACCGTCGCCTGGAGATCCCGAACGTTGTACCGCAGTTGCTCCGCGGCTGCCTGGATGATGCGCATCGTCGCCGTCTTGCCGTGTTGCCGTATTGCCCGGTGGTCTGGGAATACATGAGGCATCACGCCGAGTTCATCGAGCTGATTCCCCTATCGGAGCGTAAACGTTTCCGACTGACGCGTGGTGGGGAAACACCGACGTCCATTCATCGAAATGGCGGCGGTTACTCTCGGTCCGCGCTTTGA
- a CDS encoding DUF4383 domain-containing protein has protein sequence MATTNSAGRDGVGTGGKTALQKVAMLFGVVFLLVGILGFIPGITQEYSELAFAGPTSGALLLGIFQVSILHNIVHLLFGAAGVAMARTHAGSFNYLLWGGLIYLVLFIYGLVVPHDSQANFVPLNAADNWLHIVLTIAMIAAALGLRGTAHHDATTATARRP, from the coding sequence ATGGCAACTACAAATTCTGCTGGACGAGATGGAGTAGGCACCGGAGGGAAGACTGCACTCCAAAAGGTCGCAATGCTCTTTGGGGTCGTGTTTCTACTGGTGGGGATCCTGGGCTTTATCCCCGGCATCACTCAGGAGTACAGTGAGTTGGCCTTCGCCGGGCCTACATCCGGCGCGCTCCTGTTGGGTATCTTCCAGGTTTCGATACTGCACAACATCGTCCACCTGCTGTTTGGTGCTGCAGGGGTAGCTATGGCACGCACGCATGCCGGCTCATTCAACTATCTGCTCTGGGGTGGTCTGATTTACCTGGTGCTATTCATCTACGGACTCGTTGTGCCGCACGATTCGCAGGCCAACTTTGTCCCGTTGAACGCGGCAGATAACTGGCTGCACATAGTTCTGACCATCGCCATGATTGCTGCTGCCCTTGGCCTGAGGGGAACAGCACACCACGACGCCACTACCGCTACCGCACGGCGCCCATAG
- a CDS encoding enoyl-CoA hydratase-related protein, with the protein MNFPTFETLATEQQGNALLVTVNRPKAMNALAQQVVEDLHTLLDIVEEHARHGGGWPVRGIVLTGAGGKAFVAGADIREMSAMEAAAASAYSARTQDLTLRLESLPLPVIAAVDGFALGGGCELAMACDFIYATEAASFGQPEVNLGLVPGFGGSVRLQQLVGPARAKELIFTGHRIHASEAERIGLVHTVFSTATEMHDAARATIEDIATKSPVAVANAKATINATAGRTTAEGLEVENWSFRQAFGTEDMQEGVRAFLAKETPSFPGR; encoded by the coding sequence GTGAACTTCCCCACGTTCGAAACCCTAGCCACCGAACAACAGGGCAATGCCCTGCTCGTGACCGTCAACAGGCCCAAGGCCATGAACGCCCTTGCGCAGCAGGTCGTCGAAGATCTGCATACGCTCTTGGACATCGTGGAGGAGCATGCGCGTCACGGAGGAGGGTGGCCGGTGCGCGGGATTGTGCTCACCGGTGCCGGCGGGAAGGCATTCGTTGCTGGAGCCGATATTCGCGAAATGTCTGCCATGGAAGCGGCCGCGGCGTCCGCGTACAGCGCGCGCACGCAGGACCTCACGCTACGGCTGGAATCCCTGCCGCTGCCCGTGATTGCTGCCGTCGACGGTTTTGCTCTCGGTGGCGGGTGTGAGCTGGCCATGGCGTGCGACTTCATCTACGCCACGGAGGCGGCCTCCTTCGGTCAACCCGAGGTCAACCTGGGTCTGGTCCCCGGATTTGGCGGTAGTGTTCGGTTGCAGCAACTGGTTGGTCCTGCCCGGGCGAAGGAACTGATTTTCACCGGACACCGGATCCACGCTTCGGAGGCAGAGCGGATTGGGCTCGTCCACACGGTCTTCTCGACCGCAACCGAAATGCACGACGCCGCCCGCGCCACCATCGAAGACATTGCCACGAAGTCACCGGTCGCCGTCGCCAACGCCAAGGCCACGATCAACGCGACCGCTGGGCGTACCACTGCCGAGGGGCTCGAGGTTGAGAATTGGTCATTCCGTCAAGCGTTCGGTACTGAAGACATGCAGGAGGGGGTGCGGGCGTTCCTGGCCAAGGAGACGCCATCGTTCCCGGGGCGGTAG
- a CDS encoding DUF559 domain-containing protein has translation MTRSPPRRAPRRRGLVGHVLRMEEEDIHHGQLISATTVVRTWFDLASQLSLEEPIMAGDHLVRRQEPDSTVEELDAIVVRMSGMPQAARARSALELVRPNTDSPKETQLRLALVRAGLPEPEINVPLLDSRSRYVQTPDMTLRQQRLILQYDGGHHLQEEQRRRDIGRDEDAIALGWRVLKFTEHDFRPGPSGRPKAVERVESALRERGWHRTA, from the coding sequence GTGACCCGGTCGCCGCCGCGTCGCGCGCCCCGACGTCGAGGGCTCGTTGGGCACGTGCTCCGCATGGAGGAAGAGGACATCCATCACGGCCAGTTGATCAGTGCAACGACAGTTGTCCGTACCTGGTTTGATCTTGCGTCGCAGCTAAGCCTCGAGGAACCCATCATGGCGGGCGATCACCTCGTGCGCCGGCAAGAACCGGATTCAACCGTTGAGGAACTGGACGCAATAGTGGTCAGAATGAGCGGCATGCCCCAAGCCGCCCGTGCCAGATCTGCGCTGGAACTTGTTCGCCCGAACACCGATTCACCGAAGGAAACTCAGCTCCGGCTGGCGCTGGTACGTGCAGGACTTCCCGAACCGGAAATCAATGTCCCTCTTCTGGATAGCCGCTCGCGCTACGTGCAGACGCCGGATATGACCCTTCGGCAACAACGTCTCATTCTGCAGTACGACGGCGGCCATCACCTTCAGGAGGAACAGCGGCGACGCGACATCGGGCGGGATGAAGATGCGATTGCGCTTGGATGGCGGGTGCTGAAATTCACCGAGCACGACTTCCGGCCGGGCCCATCTGGAAGGCCCAAAGCGGTGGAACGCGTGGAGTCGGCGCTACGGGAGCGCGGCTGGCACCGCACAGCCTAA
- a CDS encoding glycosyltransferase family 2 protein, whose translation MTRRWSGEWARESKGESPTVEVLIPTYGRPAELAVTLAGPAAQDGPDFGVIVSDQTTTRPDWEHPAAAAMVRVLRAQGRPVRVEQHLPRRGMAEQRQ comes from the coding sequence GTGACGAGAAGGTGGTCGGGGGAGTGGGCCCGTGAATCCAAAGGTGAGAGCCCCACAGTGGAGGTGCTCATCCCCACCTACGGCCGACCGGCAGAACTGGCCGTGACACTGGCCGGCCCCGCCGCCCAGGACGGACCCGACTTTGGCGTGATCGTGAGTGACCAAACAACCACACGGCCAGACTGGGAGCACCCAGCAGCGGCTGCAATGGTGCGGGTGCTTCGGGCCCAAGGCCGACCGGTGCGGGTGGAGCAGCACCTCCCGCGTCGTGGAATGGCTGAACAACGACAGTAG